From Nyctibius grandis isolate bNycGra1 chromosome 27, bNycGra1.pri, whole genome shotgun sequence, one genomic window encodes:
- the CELSR2 gene encoding cadherin EGF LAG seven-pass G-type receptor 2, protein MGAPPARGAALRLLPLLLLLLLPTPGPATGTATATATGTGTCPPAAPLPLLQPRGGTGDSGSSGGTGDSGGAGPSPGTGASSGTGDSGGGPGPCPAPAGSGDGGGGGAGIEPGTGASSGDRGGGGGGGARGIGGTGSPGDIGDTSGRPGRAPGHGGTGGTADTGGTGSTHVPRDTRSTGDTGHTTHVPRATRDTGRTGETGKVPRDTRSTGKTLGTGAVGDPLPTGATGCPVTRSRRRRSANTAPQFQPSSYQASVGENRPAGTPVTRVTAADPDEGEAGRLRYAMAALFDSRSDALFAVDSVTGAVTTAAPLDRESKSTHVFRVTAVDHGTPRRSAMATLTVTVTDANDHDPAFEQPEYRESVRENLEVGYEVLTVRATDGDAGPNANVLYRLLNGGGANEVFEIDPRSGVIRTRGPVDREEVEAFELLVEATDQGQEPGPRSATATVLIAVEDDNDNAPQFSEKRYVAQVPEDVTPNAAVLRVTATDRDKGSNALVHYSIVSGNTRGHFYIDAQTGALDVVTPLDYEVSKEFTLRIRAQDGGRPPLSNVSGLVTVQVVDVNDNAPIFVSTPFQATVLENVPLGYSVIHVQAIDADSGDNSRLVYTLLETGAGFPFAINNSTGWIVVASELDREAVDFYSFEVEAQDQGNPPMASSASVSVTILDVNDNSPEFTQREYGARLNEDAAVGTSVLTVSAVDRDANSVITYQISSGNTRNRFSITSQSGGGLISLALPLDYKLERQYLLTVAASDGTRHDTAHVVVNVTDANTHRPVFQSSHYTVNVNEDRPVGTTVVVISATDEDTGENARITYLMEDSIPQFRIAAETGAVTTQMELDYEDQVSYTLAVTARDNGIPQKSDTTYLEILVSDVNDNAPQFLRDSYQGSVYEDVPAFTSVLQVSATDRDSGLNGRVFYTFQGGDDGDGDFIIESTSGIVRTLRRLDRENVPLYTLRVFAVDKGVPAKRTPVEIQVTVLDVNDNPPVFERDEFDIFVEENSPIGLVVARITATDPDEGTNAQIMYQIVEGNIPEVFQLDIFSGELTALADLDYESKAEYVMVVQATSAPLVSRATVHVRLRDVNDNTPQLKNFEILFNNYITNRSGGFPAGVIGRIPAQDPDVSDTLTYTFEQGNELNLVLLDPRSGDLRLSPALNTNRPLEAVMRVSVSDGVHSATAQCTLRVTVITDEMLSNSITLRLADMSQERFLSPLLSRFVEGVATVLATPRHRVVLFNIQTDTDVGTARILNVSLSALLPAAGHGARFFSSEELQERLYLNRSLLATISAQRVLPFDDNICLREPCENYLRCVSVLQFDSSAPFLASDTLLFRPIRPVTGLRCRCPPGFTGDYCETEIDLCYSSPCGSHGRCRSREGGYTCECHEDFTGEHCELSARGGRCTPGVCRNGGTCLNLLFGRTEVIDNTLNPDFLHKFVLDYFFEERQNLRFDLYDVDSKSPDLSKHDFLGQAFCTLGEIVGSAGGRLEKPLTMGTVTTHTWGRRPAPAVTKGGVPSKKCGTIILVAEELDSCRDVATLQFCANKLDKKDFFGKSDPFLVFYRSNEDRTFTICHKTEAVRNTLHPVWAPFALPVRALCNGDHDRAIKVEVYDWDRDGSHDFIGEFSTSYRELARGQSQFNVYEVVNPRKKLKKKKYLNSGTVTLLSFAVEAEHTFLDYIRGGTQINFTVAIDFTASNGNPSQSTSLHYLSPYQPNAYALALRAVGEIIQDYDSDKMFPALGFGAKIPPDGRVSHEFPLNGDAANPACSGIEGVLEAYHRSLRSVQLYGPTNFAPVVNHVARSAAAVLDGSQYFVLLIITDGVISDMAQTKEAIVNAATLPMSIIIVGVGQAEFDAMVELDGDDVRVSSRGRVAERDIVQFVPLRAYGGAGGLSMARLAKDVLAEIPDQLLSYMKARGIKPPPAPPSPDPPGPPRPPQP, encoded by the exons ATGGGCGCTCCGCCCGCCCGCGGGGCCGCGCTccggctgctgccgctgctgctgctgctgctgctgcccacgcCGGGACCGGCCACCGGCACCGCCACCGCCACCgccaccggcaccggcacctgcccgcccgccgcccccctgcCGCTGCTCCAGCCCCGCGGCGGCACCGGGGACAGCGGCAGCTCCGGCGGCACCGGGGAcagcggcggagcggggccctCTCCCGGCACCGGCGCATCCAGCGGCACCGGGGacagcggcggcggccccgggccctGCCCGGCTCCCGCAGGCTCCGgggatggcggcggcggcggcgctgggaTAGAACCGGGCACCGGCGCTTCCAGCGGGGAcagaggcggcggcggcggggggggggcccgAGGCATCGGCGGCACCGGGAGCCCCGGGGACATCGGGGACACCAGCGGGAGACCTGGGCGTGCACCAGGCCATGGAG GCACAGGAGGCACCGCGGACACtggaggcactgggagcaccCACGTCCCCAGGGACACCAGGAGCACCGGAGATACCGGacacac CACCCAcgtccccagggccaccaggGATACTGGGCGCACTGGGGAGACTGGGAAGGTCCCCAGGGACACCAGGAGCACGGGGAAGACGCTGGGCACTGGGGCTGTTGGGGACCCCCTGCCCACGGGGGCCACCGGGTGCCCGGTGACCCGCAGCCGCCGGCGCCGCAGCGCCAACACGGCGCCGCAGTTCCAGCCCTCCAGCTACCAGGCGTCGGTGGGCGAGAACCGCCCGGCGGGGACACCGGTGACACGGGTGACAGCGGCGGACCCCGACGAGGGGGAGGCGGGCCGGCTGCGCTACGCCATGGCCGCCCTCTTCGACAGCCGCTCCGACGCCCTCTTCGCCGTGGACTCCGTCACCGGCGCCGTCACCACCGCCGCGCCCCTGGACCGCGAGAGCAAGAGCACCCACGTGTTCCGGGTGACGGCGGTGGACCACGGGACACCCCGGCGCAGCGCCATGGCCACCTTGACGGTGACGGTGACTGACGCCAACGACCACGACCCGGCTTTCGAGCAGCCTGAGTACCGGGAGAGCGTGCGGGAGAACCTGGAGGTGGGCTACGAGGTGCTGACGGTGCGGGCCACCGACGGCGACGCCGGGCCCAACGCCAACGTCCTCTACCGGCTCCTCAACGGCGGCGGCGCCAACGAGGTCTTCGAGATCGACCCGCGCTCGGGCGTCATCCGCACCCGCGGCCCCGTGGACCGCGAGGAGGTGGAAGCCTTCGAGCTGTTGGTGGAGGCCACGGATCAGGGCCAGGAGCCGGGTCCCCGCAGCGCCACGGCCACCGTCCTCATCGCCGTGGAGGACGACAACGACAACGCGCCGCAGTTCAGCGAGAAGCGTTACGTGGCGCAGGTCCCCGAGGACGTGACGCCCAACGCGGCCGTGCTGCGGGTGACGGCCACCGACCGCGACAAGGGCAGCAACGCCCTGGTGCACTACAGCATCGTCAGCGGGAACACGCGCGGGCACTTCTACATCGACGCGCAGACGGGCGCCCTGGACGTGGTCACCCCCCTGGACTACGAGGTCAGCAAGGAGTTCACCCTGCGGATCCGGGCGCAGGACGGCGGCCGCCCGCCCCTCTCCAACGTCAGCGGGTTGGTCACCGTGCAGGTGGTGGACGTCAACGATAACGCGCCCATCTTCGTCAGCACGCCCTTCCAGGCCACCGTCCTGGAGAACGTGCCCCTGGGTTACTCCGTCATCCATGTCCAGGCCATCGACGCCGATTCGGGTGACAACAGCCGGTTGGTCTACACCCTCCTGGAGACCGGCGCCGGCTTCCCCTTCGCCATCAACAACAGCACCGGGTGGATCGTGGTGGCCTCCGAGCTGGACCGGGAGGCGGTGGACTTCTACAGCTTCGAGGTGGAGGCGCAGGACCAGGGCAACCCCCCCATGGCCTCCTCGGCCAGCGTCAGCGTCACCATCCTGGACGTCAACGACAACAGCCCCGAGTTCACGCAGCGGGAGTACGGCGCCCGCCTGAACGAGGACGCGGCGGTGGGCACCAGCGTCCTCACCGTCTCCGCCGTCGACCGCGACGCCAACAGCGTCATCACCTACCAGATCTCCAGCGGCAACACCCGCAACCGCTTCTCCATCACCAGCCAGAGCGGTGGGGGGCTCATCTCCCTCGCCCTGCCCCTGGACTACAAGCTGGAGCGCCAGTACCTCCTCACCGTCGCCGCCTCCGACGGCACCCGCCACGACACGGCCCACGTGGTCGTCAACGTCACCGACGCCAACACCCACCGACCCGTCTTCCAGAGTTCCCACTACACCGTCAACGTCAACGAGGACCGCCCGGTGGGCACCACGGTGGTGGTCATCAGCGCCACGGATGAGGACACGGGGGAGAACGCCCGCATCACCTACCTGATGGAGGACAGCATCCCCCAGTTCCGCATCGCCGCCGAGACGGGGGCCGTCACCACCCAGATGGAGCTGGACTACGAGGACCAGGTGTCCTACACGCTGGCCGTCACGGCGCGTGACAACGGCATCCCGCAGAAGTCCGACACCACCTACCTGGAGATCCTGGTGAGCGACGTCAACGACAACGCGCCCCAGTTCCTCCGCGACTCCTACCAGGGCTCCGTCTACGAGGACGTGCCCGCCTTCACCAGCGTCCTCCAGGTCTCTGCCACCGACCGCGACTCGGGGCTCAACGGCAGGGTCTTCTACACCTTCCAAGGGGGTGACGATGGCGATGGCGACTTCATCATCGAGTCCACCTCGGGCATCGTCCGCACCTTGCGCCGCCTCGACCGGGAGAACGTGCCGCTCTACACCCTGCGGGTGTTCGCCGTCGACAAGGGCGTCCCGGCCAAGCGGACGCCGGTGGAGATCCAAGTGACGGTGCTGGACGTCAACGACAACCCGCCCGTCTTCGAACGGGATGAGTTCGACATCTTCGTGGAGGAGAACAGCCCCATCGGGCTGGTGGTGGCCCGCATCACGGCCACCGACCCCGACGAGGGCACCAACGCCCAAATCATGTACCAGATCGTGGAGGGCAACATCCCCGAGGTCTTCCAGCTGGACATCTTCTCCGGCGAGCTCACCGCCTTGGCCGACCTGGACTACGAGTCCAAGGCTGAATATGTCATGGTGGTCCAAGCCACCTCGGCCCCCCTGGTGAGCCGGGCCACCGTCCACGTCCGCCTCCGCGACGTCAACGACAACACCCCCCAACTCAAGAACTTTGAGATCCTCTTCAACAACTACATCACCAACCGCTCGGGCGGCTTCCCCGCGGGGGTCATCGGCCGCATCCCGGCCCAAGACCCTGATGTCTCTGACACCCTCACCTACACCTTCGAGCAGGGCAACGAGCTCAACCTCGTCCTGTTGGACCCCCGCAGCGGTGACCTGCGCCTCAGCCCCGCCCTCAACACCAACCGGCCCCTGGAGGCCGTCATGAGGGTCTCCGTCTCGG ACGGGGTCCACAGCGCGACGGCCCAGTGCACACTGCGGGTGACGGTGATCACGGACGAGATGTTGAGCAACAGCATCACCCTGCGCTTGGCCGACATGTCCCAGGAGCGCTTCCTCTCCCCGCTGCTCAGCCGCTTCGTGGAGGGGGTGGCAACCGTCCTGGCCACCCCCCGTCACCGCGTCGTCCTCTTCAACATCCAGACGGACACGGACGTGGGCACGGCCCGTATCCTCAACGTCAGCCTCTCGGCGCTCTTGCCCGCCGCGGGGCACGGCGCCCGCTTCTTCTCCTCCGAGGAGCTCCAGGAGCGGCTCTACCTCAACCGCTCGCTCTTGGCCACCATCTCGGCCCAGCGGGTCCTGCCCTTCGACGACAACATCTGCCTGCGCGAGCCCTGCGAGAACTACCTGCGCTGCGTCTCCGTGCTGCAGTTCGACAGCTCCGCGCCCTTCCTCGCCTCCGACACCCTCCTCTTCCGGCCCATCCGCCCCGTCACCGGCCTGCGCtgccgctgcccgcccggcTTCACCGGCGACTACTGCGAGACCGAGATCGACCTCTGCTACTCCAGCCCCTGCGGCAGCCACGGCCGCTGCCGGAGCCGCGAGGGCGGCTACACCTGCGAGTGCCACGAGGACTTCACCG GGGAGCACTGCGAGCTGAGCGCCCGGGGCGGGCGCTGCACCCCGGGGGTCTGCCGCAACGGGGGCACCTGCCTCAACCTGCTG tTCGGCCGCACCGAGGTCATCGACAACACCCTGAACCCCGACTTTCTGCACAAGTTCGTCCTCGACTATTTCTTCGAGGAGAGGCAGAACCTCCGCTTCGACCT GTACGACGTGGACTCCAAGAGCCCCGACCTCTCCAAGCAC GATTTCCTGGGCCAGGCCTTCTGCACCCTGGGCGAGATCGTGGGCTCGGCCGGCGGCCGCCTGGAGAAGCCCCTCAC gatggggacagTCACCACACACACCTGGGGCAGGAGACCCGCTCCGGCTGTCACCAAAGG cgGTGTCCCCAGTAAGAAGTGTGGCACCATCATCCTCGTCGCCGAAGAGCTGGACAGCTGCCGG gACGTGGCCACGCTGCAGTTCTGCGCCAACAAGCTGGACAAGAAGGATTTCTTCGGCAAATCCGACCCCTTCCTCGTCTTCTACCGCAGCAACGAGGACAGGAC ctTCACCATCTGCCACAAGACGGAGGCGGTGCGGAACACGCTGCACCCGGTGTGGGCGCCCTTCGCCCTCCCCGTGCGTGCCCTCTGCAACGGGGACCACGACCG AGCCATCAAGGTGGAGGTGTACGACTGGGACCGCGATGGCAG CCACGACTTCATCGGGGAGTTCAGCACCAGCTACCGGGAGCTGGCGCGGGGACAGAGCCAGTTCAACGTCTACGAG GTGGTGAACCCCaggaagaagctgaagaagaagAAGTACCTGAACTCGGGGACG GTGACACTGCTGTCCTTCGCCGTGGAGGCCGAGCACACCTTCCTGGACTACATCCGGGGCGG GACCCAAATCAACTTCACGGTGGCCATCGACTTCACCGCGTCCAATG ggAACCCCTCGCAGTCCACCTCGCTGCACTACCTGAGCCCCTACCAGCCCAACGCCTACGCCCTGGCGCTGCGGGCGGTGGGCGAGATCATCCAGGACTACGACAGCGACAAGATGTTCCCGGCGCTGGGCTTCGGCGCCAAGATCCCCCCCGACGGCCGCGTGTCCCACGAGTTCCCGCTG